The following are from one region of the Georgenia sp. M64 genome:
- a CDS encoding ribonuclease Z — protein MTRELVVLGTASQVPTRTRNHNGYLLRWDGTGYLFDPGEGTQRQMTHAGVASSSVHHICLTHVHGDHCYGLPGVLSRMALDGVEHPVHLHYPAQGEEVVRALVAVATRPPDLRLHPHGSAGEVAEGLSVAPLRHRVATFGYRLAEPPGRSLVPERLASAGIAGPDVGRLLREGTLRGTDLADVSVPRPGQSFALVMDTAPCAGAEELADRVTVLLCESTFADDDATLAHTYLHLTAGQAGVLAATAGVARLVLTHFSSRYPDVELLVRQARARAGATPVVAATDLDRYVLPPRRG, from the coding sequence GTGACACGCGAGCTCGTCGTCCTCGGAACCGCCTCCCAGGTCCCCACCCGGACCCGCAACCACAACGGCTACCTCCTGCGCTGGGACGGGACGGGCTACCTCTTCGACCCCGGCGAGGGGACGCAGCGGCAGATGACCCACGCGGGTGTGGCGTCGTCGTCGGTCCACCACATCTGCCTCACCCACGTCCACGGCGACCACTGCTACGGGCTGCCCGGGGTCCTCTCACGCATGGCGCTGGACGGTGTCGAGCACCCCGTCCACCTGCACTACCCGGCGCAGGGCGAGGAGGTCGTGCGGGCGCTGGTGGCGGTCGCCACCCGCCCGCCGGACCTGCGGCTGCACCCGCACGGCTCGGCGGGTGAGGTCGCCGAGGGGCTGTCCGTGGCACCCCTGCGCCACCGGGTGGCCACCTTCGGCTACCGGCTGGCCGAGCCTCCCGGGCGGAGCCTCGTGCCCGAGCGGCTGGCCTCGGCGGGGATCGCGGGGCCCGACGTCGGCCGGCTGCTGCGCGAGGGGACCCTCCGCGGGACCGACCTGGCAGACGTCAGCGTCCCGCGGCCGGGACAGAGCTTCGCCCTGGTGATGGACACCGCACCGTGCGCAGGGGCCGAGGAGCTGGCCGACCGGGTGACCGTGCTGCTCTGCGAGTCGACCTTCGCCGACGACGACGCCACGCTCGCGCACACCTACCTCCACCTCACGGCGGGCCAGGCGGGCGTGCTCGCGGCGACGGCCGGCGTCGCCCGGCTCGTCCTCACCCACTTCTCGTCGCGGTACCCCGACGTCGAGCTCCTCGTCCGGCAGGCCCGCGCCCGTGCCGGCGCGACCCCCGTGGTGGCCGCCACCGACCTCGACCGGTACGTCCTCCCGCCCCGCCGGGGCTGA
- the gtfA gene encoding sucrose phosphorylase, with amino-acid sequence MGKPGVQLIAYADRFGGSVAGLLDLLDGPLADVFEGVHLLPFFTPYDGADAGFDPVDHTAVDPRMGGWDDVRAFAARYTLMADLIVNHVSAGSAEFQDVLARGDDSPHAGMFLTMSAVYPDGADEDELAGIYRPRPGLPFTPMTLGGRRRLVWTTFTSQQIDLDLSHPAGQAYLDRVLGALTAGGVTMVRLDAVGYAVKTAGTSSFMTEHTFAFIDDLTARARALGAEVLVEIHSHFERQVAIAARVDRVYDFALPPLLLHALYTGDGAALRRWLDVRPTNAVTVLDTHDGIGVVDVGPDQIEPGRPGLLTPDEVDALVEGIHERSEGRSRQATGWAASNVDVYQVNCTYYDALGRDDAAYLLARAVQLFTPGIPQIYYVGLLAGTNDMDLLARTGVGRDINRHHYTPEEITAGLERPVVRALLNLVRVRNTHPAFQGACVTGGDGPVVTMTWSDGDHRAVLEADLAAARATVTLTDPADPAGPGRTCSDLVTGTSALV; translated from the coding sequence ATGGGGAAGCCCGGTGTCCAGCTCATCGCCTACGCCGACCGCTTCGGCGGCTCGGTCGCAGGCCTGCTCGACCTGCTCGACGGCCCGCTCGCGGACGTCTTCGAGGGGGTGCACCTCCTACCGTTCTTCACCCCCTACGACGGCGCCGACGCCGGGTTCGACCCCGTCGACCACACGGCGGTGGACCCGCGCATGGGCGGCTGGGACGACGTGCGCGCCTTCGCCGCGCGCTACACCCTCATGGCCGACCTCATCGTCAACCACGTCTCGGCCGGCTCCGCGGAGTTCCAGGACGTGCTCGCCCGGGGCGACGACTCCCCGCACGCCGGGATGTTCCTCACGATGTCGGCCGTCTACCCCGACGGCGCGGACGAGGACGAGCTCGCCGGGATCTACCGCCCACGCCCCGGCCTGCCCTTCACCCCCATGACGCTCGGGGGACGCCGTCGCCTCGTCTGGACGACCTTCACCTCTCAGCAGATCGACCTCGACCTGTCCCACCCGGCCGGCCAGGCCTACCTCGACCGCGTCCTCGGCGCGCTCACGGCCGGCGGGGTGACCATGGTCCGGCTCGACGCCGTCGGCTACGCGGTCAAGACCGCCGGGACGTCGTCGTTCATGACCGAGCACACCTTCGCCTTCATCGACGACCTCACCGCCCGGGCCCGGGCGCTCGGCGCGGAGGTCCTCGTGGAGATCCACAGCCACTTCGAGCGGCAGGTGGCCATCGCGGCCCGGGTGGACCGTGTCTACGACTTCGCCCTGCCACCGCTGCTGCTGCACGCGCTCTACACCGGCGACGGCGCGGCCCTGCGACGCTGGCTCGACGTGCGACCCACCAACGCCGTCACGGTGCTCGACACCCACGACGGCATCGGCGTCGTCGACGTCGGCCCGGACCAGATCGAGCCCGGCCGTCCGGGCCTGCTCACGCCCGACGAGGTCGACGCCCTCGTCGAGGGCATCCACGAGCGCTCCGAGGGGCGGTCGCGCCAGGCCACCGGCTGGGCGGCCTCCAACGTCGACGTCTACCAGGTCAACTGCACCTACTACGACGCGCTCGGCCGCGACGACGCCGCCTACCTCCTGGCGCGCGCCGTCCAGCTCTTCACCCCCGGCATCCCGCAGATCTACTACGTCGGCCTGCTCGCCGGCACGAACGACATGGACCTCCTCGCCCGGACGGGCGTCGGGCGGGACATCAACCGGCACCACTACACGCCCGAGGAGATCACCGCCGGTCTCGAACGGCCGGTCGTGCGCGCCCTGCTGAACCTCGTCCGGGTGCGCAACACCCACCCCGCGTTCCAGGGCGCGTGCGTCACGGGCGGCGACGGTCCGGTCGTGACGATGACGTGGTCCGACGGCGACCACCGCGCCGTCCTCGAGGCGGACCTGGCCGCGGCGCGCGCCACCGTGACGCTCACCGACCCGGCGGACCCCGCCGGGCCCGGGCGCACCTGCTCCGACCTCGTCACGGGGACCTCGGCCCTGGTCTGA
- a CDS encoding cation:proton antiporter regulatory subunit — MEIVETLLPGVGIRYELSTREGRSIGLVVHREGEVDLFSYAEDDPDEATDTVHLQAEEATALAELMGAPRVTQRFADLSREVPGLVSARLTVEPGSRYDGAVLGDTQARTRTGCSVVAIVRRDDVVTAPGPDASLRGGDVLVAIGGETGLHELGALLDEPA; from the coding sequence GTGGAGATCGTCGAGACCCTTCTGCCCGGCGTGGGCATCCGCTACGAGCTGTCCACCCGCGAGGGCCGCAGCATCGGGCTCGTCGTCCACCGCGAGGGCGAGGTGGACCTCTTCTCCTACGCCGAGGACGACCCGGACGAGGCCACCGACACGGTCCACCTCCAGGCGGAGGAGGCGACCGCTCTCGCCGAGCTCATGGGCGCACCGCGGGTCACCCAGCGCTTCGCCGACCTCTCCCGGGAGGTCCCGGGACTGGTCTCGGCGCGCCTGACCGTCGAGCCGGGCAGCCGTTACGACGGGGCCGTGCTGGGCGACACCCAGGCCCGGACGCGCACGGGGTGCTCGGTCGTCGCCATCGTGCGGCGCGACGACGTCGTGACCGCCCCCGGACCCGACGCGTCGCTGCGCGGGGGCGACGTCCTCGTCGCCATCGGCGGCGAGACCGGCCTGCACGAGCTCGGCGCGCTCCTCGACGAGCCGGCCTAG
- a CDS encoding PIG-L family deacetylase has protein sequence MSVSTETTRPSVPGLPPWRRALVVVAHPDDESFGLGAVIDRLVSAGTAVEVLCLTHGEASTLHGVEGDLAVLRATELDRAAEALGISRTVLRSYPDGGLAGVGTELLTEEVVAALGDGDLPDALIAFDPSGITGHSDHRAATDAALAAAARLDLPVLGWTLPADVARDLAEEFGAPFTGHGPDDVDLVLPVTRRRQRVAAAAHASQVLPESVLWRRLELLGDVEHLRWLRPPVTSRA, from the coding sequence GTGAGCGTCAGCACCGAGACCACCCGCCCGAGCGTGCCGGGCCTGCCGCCCTGGCGGCGGGCCCTGGTCGTCGTCGCGCACCCCGACGACGAGTCCTTCGGCCTCGGCGCGGTCATCGACCGGCTCGTCAGCGCCGGGACGGCCGTCGAGGTCCTGTGCCTCACCCACGGCGAGGCCTCCACCCTCCACGGGGTCGAGGGCGACCTCGCCGTCCTGCGCGCCACCGAGCTCGACCGCGCGGCCGAGGCCCTCGGCATCAGCCGCACCGTCCTGCGCTCCTACCCCGACGGTGGCCTCGCCGGTGTCGGCACGGAGCTGCTCACCGAGGAGGTGGTCGCGGCGCTCGGCGACGGCGACCTCCCCGACGCCCTCATCGCGTTCGACCCCAGCGGCATCACGGGCCACAGCGACCACCGGGCCGCGACGGACGCCGCCCTCGCCGCGGCCGCGCGCCTGGACCTGCCGGTCCTCGGCTGGACGCTGCCGGCCGACGTCGCCCGTGACCTCGCCGAGGAGTTCGGCGCCCCGTTCACCGGCCACGGCCCCGACGACGTCGACCTCGTCCTGCCGGTGACGCGTCGCCGTCAGCGGGTGGCCGCCGCGGCGCACGCCAGCCAGGTGCTGCCCGAGTCGGTGCTGTGGCGCCGCCTCGAGCTGCTCGGCGACGTCGAGCACCTGCGGTGGCTGCGACCCCCGGTAACGTCTCGGGCGTGA
- a CDS encoding cation:proton antiporter: protein MDELARLLVELGALFAGLSVLGLVARTAGLSPIPFYLLAGLVFGDGGLVPLHAAEPFVDVGAEIGVVLLLLTLGLEFSAPELIGSLRRHSSSGLTDLLLNFPPGLVAGLLLGLPWPAAVALGGVTWISSSGIVARLLTDLDRLGNRETPAVLSVLVIEDIAMALFLPVLVVILAGGGPLQALVGVLLALGAVLLVLLAAHRGGHRVGRLLAHDDDELVLLRLMGLTLLVAGFAQGLGASAGVGAFLVGLAVPTSFADRARRLLSPLRDLFASIFFVAFGLSTDPAALWPVLPAALALAAVTTGTKMGTGWFAAARDGVRRRGRLRAGAALVPRGEFSVVIAGLAVPLAPAIGPVAAAYVLVLAVVGPLLARFVEPVAERLRIVAPLPVPAGAGRVPPRR from the coding sequence GTGGACGAGCTCGCGAGGCTGCTCGTCGAGCTCGGTGCGCTCTTCGCCGGTCTGTCCGTCCTCGGCCTCGTCGCCCGCACCGCGGGCCTCTCGCCCATCCCCTTCTACCTCCTCGCCGGCCTCGTGTTCGGCGACGGCGGTCTGGTGCCCCTGCACGCGGCGGAGCCGTTCGTCGACGTCGGCGCCGAGATCGGCGTCGTCCTCCTCCTGCTCACCCTCGGTCTGGAGTTCTCCGCGCCCGAGCTCATCGGCTCGCTGCGGCGGCACAGCTCGTCCGGCCTGACCGACCTGCTCCTGAACTTCCCTCCGGGACTCGTCGCGGGGCTGCTCCTGGGCCTTCCCTGGCCGGCCGCGGTCGCGCTCGGCGGCGTCACGTGGATCTCCTCCTCCGGGATCGTCGCCCGCCTCCTCACCGACCTCGACCGGCTCGGCAACCGCGAGACACCCGCCGTCCTCTCGGTCCTGGTCATCGAGGACATCGCGATGGCGCTGTTCCTCCCGGTGCTCGTGGTGATCCTGGCCGGCGGCGGCCCGCTCCAGGCGCTGGTCGGGGTGCTGCTCGCCCTGGGCGCTGTGCTCCTCGTGCTCCTGGCGGCCCACCGTGGCGGGCACCGGGTGGGCCGGCTCCTCGCGCACGACGACGACGAGCTGGTGCTGCTGCGGCTCATGGGCCTGACGTTGCTGGTGGCCGGCTTCGCCCAGGGCCTGGGCGCCAGCGCCGGAGTCGGGGCGTTCCTCGTCGGCCTGGCGGTGCCGACGAGCTTCGCGGACCGGGCCCGCCGGCTCCTCAGCCCCCTCCGGGACCTCTTCGCCTCCATCTTCTTCGTCGCGTTCGGCCTGTCCACCGATCCCGCCGCGCTGTGGCCGGTGCTCCCCGCGGCACTCGCGCTCGCGGCGGTGACCACCGGGACGAAGATGGGCACCGGCTGGTTCGCCGCGGCGCGGGACGGCGTCCGCCGCCGGGGCCGGCTGCGCGCGGGCGCCGCCCTCGTGCCCCGCGGGGAGTTCTCCGTGGTCATCGCCGGGCTCGCCGTGCCGCTCGCCCCCGCCATCGGCCCCGTGGCCGCGGCGTACGTCCTCGTCCTCGCGGTCGTCGGCCCGCTGCTCGCGCGGTTCGTCGAGCCGGTCGCCGAACGGCTGCGGATCGTCGCCCCGCTCCCGGTCCCCGCCGGGGCGGGCCGGGTGCCGCCCCGCCGCTGA
- a CDS encoding S8 family peptidase, whose protein sequence is MSASSRSRRRAAAAAATLGVVLAALPTAASAGYLPAVAAPAGLTLTGTADTGLTELAEDSAFEDGAYVVVMDDAPVAAYTGGVAGYAATRPAAGEKFDPTTAAANRYRGLLQKEQERVIAATGVEARQRFTDTVSGFSATLTAAQAEALAKQPGVLGVTPDDLMQPDTAVSPDVLGLSGEDGVWERLGGVENLRGGAGSGVVVGIIDSGIRPEHPSFADLGLRAAPATGWRGACETGEEEDFSCSDKLVGARFYAETFAANNDLAEYESLSPLDVDGHGTHTASTAAGNAGVEAVIDGVSYGEISGMAPAAQVAAYKVCWDSTTGGGCYGSDSVAAIEDAVADGVDVLNFSISGTLTNVLDPVELAFLGAAEAGVFVAASAGNSGPGVSTVAHPSPWITTVAASTHNVMEATLVTGDGQRYIGASVQGEITTDTQMVVSEDIPADGASVADAGLCVPGSLDPTGAAGKIVVCDRGVIARVDKSAAVEQAGGVGMVQLNVTESSLDADIHAVPSVHLSHTYRDAVRAYVRTAENPVGRILDTNEGTTTEVPEVAGFSSRGPSLAAGGDLLKPDVSAPGVSVLAGYSPELGGMDFNFVSGTSMSSPHIAGLAALVIQEHPRWSPMAVKSAMMTTADPHASATSSDPFASGAGFVDPREFLDPGLVYETSSQDWWDFLAGQGVVWGDGTPVSDNPVDASDLNLPSIAIGQLVGSQTVTRTITNVTGRTATFTAEITGLDGLDVTVSPETVTLKKGASAEVTITVAGTDATRMGAYAKGELVWTGSDGSSVGSPVVVRPVPASAPAIVTAPAGAGSVDIEILPGFSGTIGTDVDGLAAGEVTAATAPDTAGADGGAAITAGQVYSQDFTIGTDSPLVRIELRSTDPDGDDLDLFLTRKDSTEIVAAAATGAADEALTIDNFPSGEWTLHVQAWAVGDGSAEAEFDVRFFEVPDADTGNLTLDPSELVVARGEPATVTAALPGDATVPYFGRVNFTSGGSTVASTLVSVG, encoded by the coding sequence ATGTCAGCCTCTTCCAGGTCGCGCCGGCGCGCAGCAGCCGCCGCGGCCACCCTCGGAGTCGTCCTCGCGGCGCTCCCCACCGCCGCGAGCGCCGGCTACCTGCCGGCCGTCGCGGCCCCTGCCGGGCTCACCCTCACCGGCACCGCCGACACCGGGCTCACCGAGCTCGCCGAGGACTCCGCGTTCGAGGACGGCGCCTACGTCGTCGTCATGGACGACGCCCCCGTCGCCGCCTACACCGGCGGCGTCGCGGGCTACGCGGCGACCAGGCCGGCCGCCGGGGAGAAGTTCGACCCCACGACCGCCGCCGCGAACCGCTACCGCGGCCTGCTGCAGAAGGAGCAGGAGCGCGTCATCGCGGCCACGGGCGTGGAGGCGCGTCAGCGGTTCACCGACACGGTCAGCGGCTTCTCGGCCACCCTGACCGCCGCGCAGGCCGAGGCGCTCGCCAAGCAGCCCGGGGTTCTCGGGGTCACCCCCGACGACCTCATGCAGCCCGACACGGCGGTCTCGCCCGACGTCCTGGGTCTCTCCGGCGAGGACGGCGTGTGGGAGCGGCTCGGCGGCGTGGAGAACCTCCGTGGCGGCGCGGGCTCCGGCGTCGTCGTCGGGATCATCGACTCCGGCATCCGGCCCGAGCACCCCTCCTTCGCCGACCTCGGCCTGCGCGCCGCCCCCGCCACGGGCTGGCGGGGCGCGTGCGAGACCGGGGAGGAGGAGGACTTCTCCTGCTCGGACAAGCTCGTCGGCGCCCGGTTCTACGCCGAGACCTTCGCGGCGAACAACGACCTCGCCGAGTACGAGAGCCTGTCCCCGCTCGACGTGGACGGTCACGGCACCCACACCGCCAGCACCGCGGCCGGCAACGCCGGCGTCGAGGCGGTCATCGACGGCGTGAGCTACGGCGAGATCTCCGGCATGGCCCCGGCCGCCCAGGTGGCGGCCTACAAGGTCTGCTGGGACTCCACGACCGGGGGCGGCTGCTACGGCAGCGACTCCGTCGCCGCCATCGAGGACGCGGTCGCCGACGGCGTCGACGTCCTCAACTTCTCCATCAGCGGCACCCTGACCAACGTCCTCGACCCCGTCGAGCTGGCCTTCCTCGGCGCCGCCGAGGCCGGCGTCTTCGTCGCCGCCTCCGCGGGCAACAGCGGCCCCGGCGTCTCGACCGTGGCGCACCCGTCGCCGTGGATCACCACCGTGGCCGCCTCGACCCACAACGTCATGGAGGCCACCCTCGTCACCGGCGACGGGCAGCGCTACATCGGCGCCTCCGTCCAGGGCGAGATCACCACCGACACCCAGATGGTCGTCTCCGAGGACATCCCCGCGGACGGCGCGAGCGTCGCGGACGCCGGGCTGTGCGTGCCCGGCTCGCTCGACCCGACCGGCGCAGCAGGGAAGATCGTGGTCTGCGACCGTGGCGTCATCGCCCGCGTCGACAAGAGCGCGGCGGTCGAGCAGGCCGGCGGCGTCGGCATGGTCCAGCTCAACGTCACCGAGAGCTCGCTCGACGCCGACATCCACGCCGTCCCCTCCGTGCACCTGTCCCACACGTACCGCGACGCCGTCCGGGCCTACGTCCGCACGGCCGAGAACCCGGTGGGCCGGATCCTCGACACGAACGAGGGCACCACCACCGAGGTGCCCGAGGTAGCGGGCTTCTCCTCCCGCGGGCCCTCGCTCGCGGCGGGCGGCGACCTGCTCAAGCCCGACGTCTCCGCGCCCGGTGTGAGCGTCCTCGCCGGGTACAGCCCCGAGCTGGGCGGCATGGACTTCAACTTCGTCTCCGGCACGTCGATGTCCTCCCCCCACATCGCGGGCCTGGCCGCCCTGGTGATCCAGGAGCACCCGAGGTGGTCGCCCATGGCGGTCAAGTCGGCGATGATGACGACGGCGGACCCGCACGCGAGCGCCACCTCGTCCGACCCGTTCGCCTCCGGCGCCGGGTTCGTCGACCCGAGGGAGTTCCTCGACCCGGGCCTCGTCTACGAGACCAGCTCCCAGGACTGGTGGGACTTCCTCGCCGGCCAGGGCGTCGTCTGGGGCGACGGGACGCCCGTCTCGGACAACCCCGTCGACGCCTCCGACCTCAACCTGCCGTCGATCGCGATCGGGCAGCTCGTCGGCTCGCAGACGGTGACGCGCACCATCACCAACGTCACCGGGAGGACCGCGACGTTCACCGCCGAGATCACCGGGCTCGACGGGCTGGATGTGACCGTCTCGCCCGAGACCGTCACCCTCAAGAAGGGCGCCTCCGCCGAGGTCACGATCACCGTCGCCGGCACGGACGCGACGCGGATGGGCGCCTACGCCAAGGGTGAGCTCGTGTGGACCGGCTCCGACGGCTCGTCCGTGGGCAGCCCCGTCGTCGTCCGGCCGGTCCCGGCCTCCGCGCCGGCGATCGTCACCGCCCCGGCGGGCGCAGGTTCCGTCGACATCGAGATCCTGCCCGGCTTCAGCGGCACCATCGGGACCGACGTCGACGGTCTCGCCGCCGGCGAGGTCACCGCGGCCACCGCGCCGGACACCGCCGGCGCGGACGGCGGCGCGGCGATCACCGCGGGGCAGGTCTACTCCCAGGACTTCACCATCGGCACGGACAGCCCGCTGGTCCGCATCGAGCTGAGGTCGACCGACCCCGACGGCGACGACCTCGACCTCTTCCTCACCAGGAAGGACAGCACTGAGATCGTCGCCGCAGCGGCGACCGGGGCGGCCGACGAGGCCCTCACCATCGACAACTTCCCGTCCGGGGAGTGGACGCTCCACGTCCAGGCGTGGGCGGTCGGGGACGGCTCGGCCGAGGCCGAGTTCGACGTCCGGTTCTTCGAGGTGCCGGACGCCGACACCGGGAACCTCACCCTGGACCCGAGCGAGCTCGTCGTGGCCCGCGGCGAGCCGGCGACGGTGACCGCGGCCCTGCCGGGCGACGCGACGGTGCCGTACTTCGGCCGGGTGAACTTCACCTCGGGCGGGTCCACCGTCGCCTCGACCCTGGTCTCGGTGGGCTGA
- a CDS encoding sucrase ferredoxin: MTPFPDSCSGLSLAAGEALAGTASTAAGYLLLEHGGPWGAKVMRDAVFPGPGGDGLGGRLQELLTPLGVTPLLVRRCGARHGVPSPATVMLVALGAAGGHGARRQVTHLGEVAGWDLAAALVTLRAGDVPDGWEPLGTQYLVCTHARRDPCCGRLGRPLAAALTASVPDRTWEASHLGGHRLAANTLVLPEGVVYGRLTPADVPSLIEAHDGGRLLVGALRGRAALPPPLQAAEIGLRLATGTDAAGALTLLGTAPTTVAPSAGGPAPEPAAPAVHDPVAPAASGPARPPVAPSTTWVSRWAAGTQVWRVSVDVLPGTGGPRPASCGDEPVAPAVRHEVTSVTAEP, encoded by the coding sequence GTGACCCCCTTCCCCGACTCCTGCAGCGGGCTCAGCCTCGCCGCGGGCGAGGCCCTGGCGGGTACGGCGTCCACAGCCGCCGGCTACCTGCTGCTCGAGCACGGCGGCCCCTGGGGCGCGAAGGTCATGCGCGACGCCGTCTTCCCCGGCCCCGGCGGCGACGGGCTCGGAGGCCGCCTGCAGGAGCTCCTCACCCCGCTGGGCGTGACCCCCCTGCTGGTCCGGCGGTGCGGGGCCCGCCACGGCGTGCCGTCCCCTGCCACCGTCATGCTCGTCGCCCTCGGCGCGGCCGGTGGTCACGGCGCCCGCCGGCAGGTCACCCACCTCGGCGAGGTCGCCGGCTGGGACCTCGCCGCGGCGCTGGTGACGCTGCGCGCGGGGGACGTGCCGGACGGCTGGGAGCCGCTCGGCACCCAGTACCTCGTCTGCACCCACGCCAGGCGCGACCCGTGCTGCGGGCGCCTGGGACGGCCGCTGGCCGCCGCCCTCACCGCCTCGGTCCCGGACCGCACCTGGGAGGCGAGCCACCTCGGCGGGCACCGCCTCGCGGCCAACACCCTCGTGCTGCCGGAAGGGGTGGTGTACGGCCGCCTGACCCCGGCCGACGTCCCCTCCCTCATCGAGGCCCACGACGGCGGCCGGCTCCTCGTCGGTGCGCTCCGCGGACGGGCGGCGCTGCCACCGCCGCTCCAGGCCGCCGAGATCGGCCTGCGCCTCGCCACCGGGACCGACGCCGCGGGCGCGCTGACTCTGCTCGGCACGGCACCGACAACCGTTGCGCCGTCGGCCGGCGGCCCCGCGCCGGAGCCGGCCGCCCCCGCCGTGCACGACCCGGTCGCACCGGCCGCCTCGGGCCCGGCCCGGCCCCCGGTCGCTCCCTCCACCACCTGGGTGAGCCGGTGGGCCGCCGGGACACAGGTGTGGCGGGTGAGCGTGGACGTGCTGCCCGGCACCGGCGGACCCCGCCCGGCAAGCTGCGGGGACGAGCCCGTCGCGCCGGCTGTGCGCCACGAGGTCACCTCCGTCACCGCGGAGCCCTGA
- a CDS encoding AI-2E family transporter, whose protein sequence is MTAPTAEPPTPVRAVPVSVVLVVVAASVTVAVVGLNAVQGIFAPTFFALTLVIAGRPFQKWLVRVGWPPWLAGTAVLLGLYGLLLVLVAGTGIAVAQLSTALPRYAGRFTGMWDEVLLWLEGLGVATGQIDDALDSFSVDSLVGLAGSLLDSLGAASSQVLLLVMMMFFISLDVTAGAHRWDLLRRARPLLAGALADFALRVRRYWVVSTAFGLLVAALDVVALLVLGVPMALTWGVFAFVTNYIPNIGFVIGLIPPALLALLDGDVATMVWVIVVYSVVNFTMQSVVQPKFVGDAVGLNPTVTFLSLVFWALVVGPLGAILAVPLTLFFQAVLITADPRAHWLNAFLESGRVADAETAAAAPPAADLTGATPPGTAADTGARPGHVAPVAAPRDDPALPGGPDGPAPSASRTAPPPGAAPGPVVGVTAADAGPAGAPPDHAGTP, encoded by the coding sequence ATGACAGCTCCGACCGCAGAACCGCCGACGCCGGTCCGGGCCGTCCCCGTCAGCGTCGTGCTCGTCGTCGTCGCCGCGTCGGTGACGGTCGCGGTGGTGGGACTCAACGCCGTCCAGGGGATCTTCGCGCCCACCTTCTTCGCCCTCACCCTGGTCATCGCCGGACGCCCGTTCCAGAAGTGGCTCGTGCGGGTGGGCTGGCCGCCGTGGCTCGCGGGGACGGCGGTGCTCCTGGGCCTGTACGGGCTCCTCCTCGTCCTCGTCGCCGGGACGGGCATCGCCGTCGCCCAGCTCTCCACTGCGCTGCCCCGCTACGCGGGCCGGTTCACCGGGATGTGGGACGAGGTCCTGCTCTGGCTCGAGGGCCTCGGCGTGGCGACCGGGCAGATCGACGACGCCCTCGACAGCTTCAGCGTGGACAGCCTGGTGGGCCTGGCCGGGAGCCTGCTCGACAGCCTCGGGGCGGCGTCGTCGCAGGTCCTGCTCCTGGTCATGATGATGTTCTTCATCAGCCTCGACGTCACGGCGGGCGCCCACCGCTGGGACCTGCTGCGCCGCGCGCGGCCCCTGCTGGCGGGGGCTCTGGCCGACTTCGCCCTGCGCGTGCGCCGGTACTGGGTGGTCAGCACGGCGTTCGGGCTGCTCGTGGCCGCCCTGGACGTCGTGGCCCTGCTCGTCCTGGGCGTCCCGATGGCCCTGACCTGGGGGGTGTTCGCCTTCGTCACGAACTACATCCCCAACATCGGCTTCGTCATCGGCCTCATCCCGCCGGCGCTGCTCGCCCTCCTCGACGGCGACGTCGCCACGATGGTGTGGGTGATCGTCGTGTACTCGGTCGTCAACTTCACGATGCAGAGCGTCGTCCAGCCGAAGTTCGTCGGCGACGCCGTGGGCCTCAACCCGACCGTGACGTTCCTGTCCCTGGTGTTCTGGGCCCTCGTCGTCGGTCCGCTCGGGGCGATCCTGGCCGTCCCGCTCACGCTCTTCTTCCAGGCGGTGCTCATCACCGCCGACCCCCGGGCGCACTGGCTCAACGCCTTCCTCGAGTCGGGCCGGGTGGCCGACGCCGAGACCGCCGCCGCCGCACCCCCGGCAGCCGACCTCACCGGCGCCACGCCCCCTGGGACGGCAGCCGACACCGGCGCACGTCCGGGTCACGTCGCCCCCGTGGCCGCACCCCGCGACGACCCCGCGCTACCCGGCGGTCCCGACGGCCCCGCGCCGTCCGCGAGCCGGACGGCGCCCCCGCCGGGCGCTGCGCCGGGTCCGGTGGTGGGTGTCACCGCCGCCGACGCCGGCCCGGCCGGCGCGCCCCCCGACCACGCCGGCACACCGTGA